A window of Microbispora hainanensis genomic DNA:
ACTGCTCGGCGAACCGCGGCTGGGCCCGGCCGCCGACCACCCTGGCCGCCACGACGGACAGCGGCACCATGAGCACCGACACCAGGGCGAGCAGCGGCGAGGTCCACACCATCATCACCAGCACGCCGGCGAGCGTGAGCAGCGCGGTGACCACCACGCTGAGCACCTGCTGGAGCGTCTGACCGACGTTGTCGACGTCGTTGGTGGCGCGGGAGAGCAGGTCGCCCCGCTCCCGCTCGTCGAAGTAGGCCAGCGGCAGCCGGGCGAACTTGGCCTGGGTCCGCTCCCGCAGCCGGAACACCAGCCGCTGCGCGATGGCCGCGGTCGTCCGCTGCTGGGCGAGGGTGAGCAGGAACGCGGCCAGGTAGCAGGCGAGGGCGGCGAGCAGGATCCGGCCGGTGGCGGCGAAGTCCACCTGACGGTGCCCGGACACGGCCGGCAGCACCAGGTCGGTGGCCGCGCCGAGCAGCCGGGGGACCGCCACGCTCAGGGCCACGGCGGCGGCCGCGCAGGCCAGGGCGGCCACGGCGAGCGGCAGTTCGGGGCGGGCCGTCTCCAGCAGACGCCGGACGGTTCCACGGCTGGGGGCCGTCATGCGGCCACCTCCTGACCTGTCTGGGAGAAGACGATCTCGCGGTAGGCGGGGCACGAGGCCATCAGCTCCTCGTGGGTCCCCTCTCCGGCGACGCGGCCCTCGTCGAGCACGACCACCCGGTCGGCGTGCCGGGCCGAGGAGATCCGCTGGGCGACCAGGACGACGGCGACGTCGCTGGTCTCGCGTGCCAGCGCGTCGGCGAGCGCGCGCTCGTTGATCGGGTCGAGGGCGGAGAACGGGTCGTCGAGGAGCAGCACCCGGGGACGGGCGACCAGGGCCCGCGCCACCGTCAGGCGCTGCCGCTGGCCGCCGGACAGCGAGGCGCCCCCCTGGCCGAGCGGCGTCTCCAGGCCCTCCGGCAGCGCCTCCACGACGTCGCGCGCCTGCGCCACCTCCAGCGCGTGCCACAGCTCGGCGTCGGTCGCCTCCGGCCTGCCGTACCTGAGGTTGGCGGCGACGGTGCCGGAGAACAGGTGCGGCCGTTGCGGCACCAGCGCGACGACGCCGGCCGGCTCCTCGGGCGGCAGCGACGCGAGGTCCGTCCCGTCGAGGAGCACCCGCCCGGCGGCCGGGCCGACCAGCCGGGCCACGAGGTTCAGCAGGGTCGTCTTGCCCGAGCCGGTGGAGCCGACGACCGCGACGGTCTCGCCGGGGCGGACGCGGAGGCGCACGCCCCGCAGCACCGGCTCTTCGGCCCCCGGATAGCGCACGTGCGCGTCGCGGACCTCCACCTCGCCCATCCAGATCCGGTCCCGCCGGGCGGGGCTGCTGTGAGCCGGTGACGCGTCCGGCTCTGTCCCGGTCTCCAGCACCTCCCGCACCCGTACGGCGGAGACCCGGGCGCGCGGCACGGCCAGGACGGTGAACGTCGCGAGCAGGGCGGAGCCCAGGATCACGGCCAGGTAGTTGAGGAACGCCACCAGCGAGCCCACCGGGGTGACGCCGTCGCCGACGAGATGCCCGCCGAACCAGACCACCGCCACGCCGCACAGGTTGCCGATCAGCATCCCGGCGGGGAACATCAGGGCCACCAGCCGCGCGGCGCGTACGGCGAGGCCCAGCAGCGCGTCGTTGGCCTCGGCGAACCTGGCGCTTTCGCGGTCCTCGGCGGCGAAGGCCCGCACGACGCGGACGCCGGTGATCTGCTCGCGCATCAGCCGGTTGACCTGGTCGACGCCGTGCTGGGTCGCCTGCCACAGCGGGGTGAGCCGGTGCAGGATCACCCACAGGACGGCCGACAGCGCGGGCAGCGCGACCAGCAGCAGCGTGGACAGGCGCAGGTCCTGGCGCAGGGCCATGACCACCCCGCCGAGGAAGATCATGGGCGTGCCGGCCAGGCCGGTCAGCCCCATGAAGACGAGCGTCTGCACCTGCTGCACGTCGCCGATCGTCCGGGTGATCAGGGACGGCACCCCGAAGCGGCCCACCTCCCGCGAGGAGAACGACTGGACCTTCGCGTAGACGGCCGCGCGCAGCTCGTGACCGACGGCGGCGGCGGTCCTGGCCGCGAGCGCGCCCACCACGGCCGAGCACAGGACCTGGGCCAGCGTCCCGGCCACCATGACGCCGCCCAGACGCAGGATGAGCCCGGTGTCGCCGCGCAGCACGCCGTCGTCGATCAGCGTGGCGTTGATCGTGGGCAGCAGGAGTGCGGCGAGCGCCTGCGCGATCTGGAGCACGCCGATCAGGGCGACCGCGCCGCGATGCGGGCGCAGGCCGGAGCGGAGCAGGGAACCCATCTCAGCCCCCGTACGGCCGCGCCGCCCGCGCCTGGCGCAGGGCCCGGCCGAACCAGACGAGCTCGTCGATCATGACCTTGGCGGCGCCTTCCGGGCCCGCGGGGTCCTTCGGCCAGTTCCCCTCCGCGTCGAACAGCGTCCAGGGGCTCTGGAAGGCGACGGAGTCGCGGATCGTCACCGCGTGCAGCTCGGCGAAGACAAGCCGGAGCTGCTCGACGGCCCGCAGGCCGCTGGACATGCCGCCGTAGCAGACGAATCCGACGGGCTTGGCCGCCCACTCCCGGTGATAGCTGTCGATCATCAGTTTGAGCGCGGCGGGGAAGCTGCGGTTGTACTCCGGGGTCACGACGACGAAGGCGTCCGCCGCCTCCACCCGGGGCCGCAGCCCGACGACCTCCTCCGGCTTCTCGCCGCCGAGGTGCCCGCGCAGCCCGTCGGGGAGCCGGGTCTCGGCCAGGTCGATGACGTCGAGCGCCACGTCGTCGCGCCGCTCGGCCTGAGCGGCGAACCAGTTCGCGACGAGGGGCGCGACCCTCCCGTCCCGGACGCTGCCGATGATCATTCCCACGTTGAGCCGGTCTTCTCCGGACATGATTCCTCCCGAGGTGAGTACGCCGTACGCGGCGGGTACACCGTACGCGCAGATGCGTACGATGTACAAGTCCGAGTACGATGTACACAGCGAAGCGGGAGGAGCACGACGATGGCCGGGAACAAGACGGACGGCGTTGACGACGTGACCGGCGCGGTCCGCGAGTCCATCTGGGAGCGGATGGAGCGCCCCGCCCGGCCTCCCCGCGCGGCGCTGACCCACGCGCAGATCGGCGCGGCGGCCGTGGAGATCGCGGACACCGAGGGGCTCGACGCGGTCTCCATGCGCCGCCTGGCCGAGCGGCTCGGCGTCGCCACCATGGGCCTCTACCGCTACGTGCGCGGCAAGGACGACGTGATCGAGCTGATGGTCGACAGGGTCTACGCCGAGGAGGCGCGAGCCGGTGAGGGCGGCGGTGAAGGCGGCGGTGAAGGCGGCGACTGGCGGGAGGTCCTGCGCGTATCCGCCCTGCGGCTGCGCGCCCTCATCCTGCGCCATCCCTGGCTGGTGGACACCACGGCCGGCTCCGGGCCGCTGACCCCCAACTTCGTCGCGCGCCTCGACCGGCTGCTCGCGTCGCTGGACGGCCTCGGCCTCGACGCCGACACCGCGATGACCGTCATCGGCACGGTCACCGCGTTCGTCACCGGGGCGACCACCTCGCGGATCAGGATGGACAGGCTGATGCGCAAGGAGGGCGCGGAGAAGATGGACGACCTGCGCACCCTCTACTCGTCCCGGATGAGGTGGCTGCTGGATTCGGGCCGCTATCCCGCCTTCGAGCGCTACATCCGCCAGGGCGTCAGGAAGGACGACGACGACTGGCAGTTCGAGCTCGGTCTGGACAGCGTCCTCGACGGCATCGCCGCCCGGCTGCGCGTCGGAGAACAGGGCACCGCCATCATGGACGGCAACTGACCGACGAGCGTGACACGGAGAACTCCCCCATGAGCAACGAGGTCATCGACGCGGTTCGCACGCTGCTGCCGAAGATCGCCGAACGGGCCCGGTCCACCGACGAGGACCGCCGGGTCCCCGCCGAGTCGATCACGGAGCTGGCCCGGGCCGGGGTGTTCCGGATGCTGCAGCCCAAGAGGTACGGCGGCGCGGAGAGCGACCCGGTGAGCTTCTACGAGGTGGTCAGGGAGATCTCCGCGGTGTGCGGGTCCACCGGCTGGACCGTCGCCGTGCTCGGCGTGCACCCCTGGCAGCTCGGCCTGTTCGACGAGGCCGCCCAGGACGAGGTGTGGGGGAGCGACCAGGACGCGCTCATCTCCTCGTCGTACGCGCCGGTCGGGCGGCTCGTGCCCGCCGAGGGCGGCTACCGGCTGTCCGGCAGGTGGCGGTTCTCCTCCGGCTGCGAGCACGCGTCGTGGGCGATGCTGGGCGGCCTGGTCCTCGGCGACCAGGGCAGGCCGGTGGACTTCCTGACCGTGCTGGTGCCCCGCTCCGACTACGTGATCGAGGACGTGTGGGACGTCATCGGCCTGCGCGGCACGGGCAGCAACGACATCCTCGTCGAGGACGCCTTCGTGCCCGCCCACCGCGTGATGCGCAACCACGACATGGCGCAGCTGCGCGGCCCCGGCCAGAAGGTGAACACCGGCCCGCTCTACCGCATCCCGTTCGGCACCGTGTTCACCACCACGATCACCGCCCCGGTCATCGGGATGGCCGTCGGCTGCTACCGGTCGTACGTGACCGCGATGCGCGACCGCGTACGGCTCAGCCTGGGCGGCGGCCGGTTCGCCGAGGACCAGTTCGCGCAGGTCGCGGTCGCCCGGGCGGCGTCGGAGATCGACGCGGCGATCCTGCAGACCGACCGCAACGTGCGGGAGGTGTACGAGCACGCGGTGCGGGGCGAGACGATCCCGGCCGAGCTGCGGCTGCGGGTGCGCCGAGACCAGGTGCGCGCCACCGAGCGGGCGCTGGAGGCCATCGACATCCTGTTCAAGACCGCCGGGGGCAACTCGCTCAGCCGCGGCAACCCGATCGAGCGGGCCTGGCGCGACGCCCACGCGGGCAGCGTCCACGTGGCCAACGACGTCGAGCGGGCACTCGCGATGTACGGCAGGGGCGAGTTCGGCCTGACCGTCGAGGACAACCTGATCTGAGGGCATTCCCGGGCGTCTGACCGGCCCGTACGTCCCACTGAGTGGTATGGACCACTGGCGGCCGGGGAAGCTCCGCTGTGTATCGTCGTCGCGACGGACGAAGGACCAGGGGGGAGACGTGCCGAGGATCGCCGAGGTCAGGGCGCCGGCCGAGCCGAGCTCACCCGAGCAGCGCGCCCGTCACCTGCGCATCCTGCGCGCCGCCGCCCGGTTGGGCGCGGAAAAGGGACTGGAGCGCGTCCAGATGCACGAGGTGGCCAAGGAGGCCGGCGTGGCGATCGCCACGCTCTACCGCTACTTCCCTTCGAAGACGCATCTGTTCACCGCGGTGCTGGCCGAACAGGTCGACAGGTTCGGCGAGAGCCTCCCGCGGCCCGAGCCGGGGATGACGCCCGAGGACGCCGTCGGCGAGGTGCTCGTGCTCGCCAGCAGGCGGCTGCTGCGCCGCCCCGCGCTCGCCACCGCGATGCTCCAGTCGGCGAGCGCCGCCAACGCCGCCGCGGTGGCCGACGTGGGCCGGATCGACCGGACGTTCCGGAAGATCGTCCTGCGCACGCTCGGCGTCGCCGAGCCCACCGTCACCGACGTCACGCTGATCCGGCTGCTGATGCAGTGCTGGTATGGCGTGCTGCAGATGAGCCTCAACGGCAGGGCGTCGGTCACCGACACCGAGAGCGACATCCGGATCGCCTGCCGGCTCCTGCTCGCGCCCCGGTCGAACGCGGCGGCCGGCCCAGTTTCCCCCTGACCGATCGGCTCCGGGCACATACGCTGCAGACGTGGCGCCGGAGATCCTCACGTACCTTTTCGCGGGGTTCGGGCTCGGCTCGATGGTGCTCGCGGCGGCCGTCGCCGCTCCCGTCCTCACCGCCCGCGCACGACGTTCCGTACGCGGGTGAGGCTCTCGGCGTGCCGCGAATGACCTGGTAGAAGGTTTCGGAGGTGAAGCGCGGCCGGGGCTGGTCGTTCCAGCCGATCTCGGCGGCCCGGCGCCGGATCGCTTCGCCGGCCGCGGCGGCGGCCTCGTCGTCGTCGAAAACGGCGATCGACAGGCCGTTGCCGGTGGCCGGGTCCAGCAGATGGTAGGTGGCGCGCACCCCGGGGACGGAGGCGGCGGCTTCGACGACCCAGTCACGGTCGTCGGTGGGCATGGGTTCCCACCGTGCGACTCTGGCGATCACGCGGTTCTCCGATCAGGCGGTTGGACGGGACTCAGGCCGGCTGAGGTGCCCGGCGGCCGACGGCGAGCAGAACGATCGCGGCCGCGGTGACCGCGATCGCGATCCCGATGACGATCTTCGACCAGTCCGGGGCGTCGTCCGCCCAGTAGACCGGCAGGCCGAGCAGTGCGGAGACGACCCGGGAGCCGATCACCACAGGGATCGCGCCGCGCCGCCGGGCGAGCGCCGCGGCCACGATCGTGATGACCCCGACCACCCCGCCGCCGATCGCGAGCGCGGCCGGGGGTCCTTCGTCGGCCCACAGACCGGACACGCCGGCGATGTCCAGCAGGCCCAGCAGTACGGCGAGGGCGAGGCCCCACTTGAGGGTCGGGTTCATGGCAGCTCCCGGTCGACGGAACGGTCATCCATGCCGGGACCGTAGGTCGCACGGAGCCGGGTGGTCGTCCGGGAAAACACTCATCCGGCATACTCATTCGACGTACTGATTGGACACATCATTTCGGCGGCCGGCTGCCCGTACGGTATTCGTGTGACGGAGCTTGTCGGGCGTGGGCGTGAGCTGGCCGAGGCGGAGACCCGGTTATCCGGGGTGCGGGCCGGATCGGGCACCGTCGTCCTGGTCGAGGGCGAGGCCGGCGCCGGGAAGACCGCGTTCGCGAACGCGCTGACCCGGCGCGCACGAGCCGCCGGGCACGCCACCGCCTGGGGGTCCTGTCTCGAAGTCGAGCCGGGCGCGCCGTTCCGGCCGTGGCTGCAGATCCTGCACGCCATCCGGGCCCCGGCCACCGGCCTCGACGAGCCCGCCGACGCCTCGGTCACCCGATATCGGCGGTTCGACGCGGTCGTGGAGGCGCTGCGCGACCGGGCCACCGGTGACGGCCTGCTGCTCGTCCTGGACGACCTGCACGCCGCCGACCTCGGCTCGTTACGCCTGCTGCAGCATGTCGCGTCCGAGGCGGCGGACCTGCCGCTGATGCTGCTGGCGCTGTTCCGCGACGGGCAGGCCGGCACGGACCGGCACGAGGTGCTCAGCGCGGTGGGCCGGGAGCGCGGGGCGCACCGGATCCGCCTCGGCGCGCTCGCCGCCGGCGACGTCACCGAACTGGCCACCAGGGCCGCGGCGGGCCCGCTGGACGCGGCGACGCTGCGCGCGATCGGCGAACGGTCCGGTGGCAACCCGCTGTTCGTGGTGGAGCTGGCCCGGCTGGCGGGCACCGGCGAGCGGCTCCCACGCGGGATCCGCGCGACGATCGGCCGGCGGCTGGACGCGCTTCCCGCCGATACCCGGTTCCTGCTGCGCCGGGCCTCCGTACACGGACGGGAGTTCGACGCGGCCACCCTCGCCGCGACCGTGCGCCTGACGCGCGACGAGACGGTCACGCGGCTGGGCCCCGCCCTCGACGCCGCCCTCGACGCCGCCCTGGACGCCGGGGTGCTCGTCGCCGACGGGCCCGTGCTGCGCTTCGACCACGTGCTCACCCAGGAGGTGCTCTACGCCGAGCTGGGGCCTGCCGACCGGCAGGAGCTGCACGCGCGCGCCGCTGCGGCGGTCGCCGACGGCCCGATCGAGACCGTGGCGCATCACCTGCGCCAGGGCGGCGAGGCGGAGGCGCTGACGGTCACGCTGCGCGCCGCCGAGCGGGCCCGGGGCCGGCTCGCGTACGAGGACGCCGCATACCAGTATCGGGCCGCCCTCGGCCTGCTTCCCCGGGCGGACGACGGAACCCGGGCCCGGCTGCTGCTCGACCTCGCCGGCTGCGAGTTCCGCGCCGGGGCGGTGGACGCCGCCTGGCGCTGCTGCCAGGAGGCCGCCGACCTGGGCCGGGCCGCGGGCGACGCGGCCGTGCTCGCGGACGCGGCAACGGTCCTGCGCGGGGTCACCGACTCCTCGGTCACCCCGCGGATCCACGCCTTGTGCCGGGCGGCGCTGCCGCTGCTCGGCGACACCGAGCCGGTGCGCCGCGCCCGGGTCCTCGCCCAACTGGTCGTCACCGCCGACCCGTTCGGCCCCGGCCCGGAGGCGACGTACGGCGGCGAGCCGGACGTGGGGCGCCGCGCGCTGCAGCAGGCCGAGGCGTGCGGCGACCCGGACGCGGTGTTCCTCGCGTTGCAGGCGCGCGGCACCGAGCTGACCGGGGCGGGGCACGTGCTGGAGCGGCTCTCGCTCGGCGAGCGCGCGGTGCGGCTGGGCCGCGAGGTCGGCCGCCCGGAGTACGCGGCCTGGGGCCATCTGTGGCGGCTGGGCGCGTTCGCCGAGCTGGGCCGCCGGGTGCCCTTCGACACCGAGCTGGCCGAGTTCGCGGGCGCCGTCGACCAGCTGCGCGAGCCGCTGTGGACGTGGCGGCTGACGCTGGTGCGTGCGTCCGTCGCGTTCAGCGAGGGCCGGCTGGCCCTGGCCGCCGAGCTGATGGCGGAGGGGCAGGCGCGGGGCCGGCGCGCCGGGCACGAGGGGGCCGAATTCTTCCACCTCATCTATGCCGATGCGCTCGCGCAGCTCACCGGCGAGGGATACGAGCCGGTGGAGCGGGCGGTGCGCGCGTTCACCGAGCAGGGCCCGTTCCTGTCCCGCGCCTGGCACGTGAACGTGCTGACGCACATGGGCCGCATCGACGAGGTGCGGGCGATGTGGCCGTCGCTGGTCCCGCACCTCGGCGCGTTCCCGCGGCACGCCCGGGAGTGGGTCGTCGCGATGTCCGGGATGGCGGACGTGTGCGTCGCGCTCGGCGACCGGGAGACCGGTGCGTGGGTCTACACGCAGTTGCTGACGTTCGCCGACCGGCAGGTGATCGCCGATCCGCTGGGCCCCGGGCTTGGTCCGGTGGCACTGCGGCTGGGCCGGCTCGCCCGGCTTCTCGGCGACGCGGAGGCCGCCGGGGAGCACCTGCGCGTCGCGCTGGCCACGAGCCTCGCACTGGGGTTCGCGCCGGCCACCGGACACGTCCACCTCGAACTGGCCCGCGCGGCGCTTGACCAGGGTGACCGGGCCGCCGCCCGCGAGCACCTCGACGCCGCCGGTGACCTGGCGCGGCGGCTGGGGCTGGCGACGCTCCAGGCGGCGGTCGAAGCGGTGGCCGAAAGGGCGGCAGAAGCGGTGGCCGAAGTGGTGGTCACGCCGCCGGCCGGCCCGCTGACCCCGCGCTGGGGGCAGATCGCCGCCCTGGTGGCCGAAGGGCTGTCCAACCGGCAGATCGCCGAGCGGCTCTACCTGTCCGTGCGCACGGTCGAGAACCACGTCGCGCACATCCTGGTGAAGCTCGGCTTCGAGTCGCGGGCCCGGATCGCCTCCTGGCACACGGAGAGGGCACACGGAGAGGGCACACGATAGGGCACACGGATAGGTACCGCGGATGAGTGGTCGCACGGATGCCCGGCGCCGGTCCCGGCCATAGCGTGCGGGCCATGCACGCGGTTGTAGGGATCTGGTCCGCCGACGAGAGCCGGCGGGCCGAGCAGGAACAGGCGCTGCGCGCCGCCGTGGTGCCCGAGACCGCCGCGCGGCCGGGCTTCGTCAGCGGCTATTGGATGCGGGACGCGCAGACCGGCAAGATGCACACGGTCGCGGTCTTCGACACCGAGCCGCACGCACGCGCGTTCAAGGACCACATCGCACAGGCCACCCAGGCGGCCGCCCGCGTCGGCGTGACCGTCGACGTGCTCGCGATGGTGGAGGTGTCCGCTCATGCCTGACTCCGGTCCCTGTTTCGCGATCGCGGGCACGCACCACTGAGCGGGACCTGGACGTGTCCGCACCGGAGAAGATTTCTAGCCTCTCCTCATGACGCTGAAGGTGGCATCCCCGTTCGAGGCCGTCATCGTCGACGCGGTGCGCACACCGGTCGGCAAGCGGTACGGCGCCCTGTCCGGGCTGCACCCGGCCGAGCTGCTCGGCGTGGTGCACCGGGCACTGATCGAGCGCAACGGCCTCGCCGCCGAGACGGTCGAGCAGGTGATCGGCGGCTGCGTCACCCAGGCGGGGGAGCAGGCCAACAACGTCACCCGCCAGGCATGGCTGCACGCGGGCCTGCCGTACACCACGGCCTGCACGTCGATCGACTGTGCCTGCGGCTCCGGCCAGCAGGCCGTCCACCTGGTCGCCGGGCTGATCGCGGCCGGGGCGATCGACGTCGGCATCGGCTGCGGGATCGAGTCGATGAGCCGGGTCTTCCTCGGCGCCGCGGTCACCGCGGGCCCTGGCAGCCCGTTCCCGCCGTCCTGGTCGCTGGACCTGCCCGACCAGTTCACCGCGGCCGAGCGGATCGCGCAGCGGCGCGGCATCACCCGTGAGGACGCCGACGCGCTCGGCCTGCGCTCCCAGCGGCGCGCCGCGCGGGCGTGGGCGGAAGGCAGGTTCGACGGCCAGGTCCTCGCGGTGGAGGCGCCGGTGACGGGACCGGAGGGGCCGACGGGGGAGACCGCCGTCGTCACCAGGGACCAGGGGCTGCGCGACACCGGCAGGGAGGCACTGGCGAGCCTGCGGCCGGTGATACCGGGCGGCATCCACACCGCGGGCAACTCCTCGCAGATCAGCGACGGCGCGGCCGGGGTGCTGCTGATGAGCGCGGGCCGGGCGCGCGACCTCGGGCTGCGCCCGCGGGCGCGCATCGTCGCCTCCGGCGTGGTCGGCTCCGATCCCTGCTATCACCTCGACGGGCCCATCGACGCGACCCGGCACGTGCTGCGCAAGGCAGGCATGAAGCTGCCGGACATCGACCTCGTCGAGGTCAACGAGGCGTTCGCCTCGGTCGTGCTGTCCTGGGCGCGGGCGTTCGACGCCGACATGGACAGGGTCAACGTGAACGGCGGCGCGATCGCGCTCGGGCACGCGGTCGGCTCGACCGGCTCCCGCCTGCTCACCCAGGCGCTGTGCGAGCTGGAGCGCACCGGAGGCTCGACCGCCCTGGTGACCATGTGCGCCGGCGGCGCGCACGCCACGGCCACCGTCATCGAACGCGTCTGAGCAACCGGATCGGAAAGCGCTCTCCCGAGTGGTCTTGGCTCCCGGCGGCGGCATGACAGGTGTCAGATGCCTATTGACGGGTGGTCAGTTAACAGTAAAGTTACATGTCTGAGAGCGCTCTCACAGCTCGTCTACGCCCTTCACCCCCCAGAGGAGCCGAGAGATGCACATGTCGTCGCGGCGATGGCGGCGCGCCCTGCTCGCCGTCGTCCTGCTGGCCCAGGCGGTGGTCCTCGCCGCCGGGCAGCGGGCGAACGCCGCCGTCACGCAGTTGCCCTTCACGATCACCAACAACTCCGGCCGTGGCGACGCGACGTACGTCTACGTCGTCGCCCGCAACTCGATCACCGGTCAGCAGGGCTATGTGGACGCCTCGGGAACGTGGCGCGCCTACTCCTTCCCCTCGTCGATCCCCAACGGGCCGGTTCCCGCGCCGGACATCGCGATCCCCGGGCCGGGCACCGGCGCCCGCACGACCGTCACGCTGCCGCCGAACCTGTCCGGCGGCCGCGTCTACGTGTCGATGGGCGCGAAGCTGCGCTTCTTCCTCACCACGAACGGGCTGGTCGAGCCCGCGCCCTGGGTCGACAGCGACCCGAACGCCGGCATCCTCTACGACTGGGCCGAGTTCGCCCGGACGAGCAA
This region includes:
- a CDS encoding TetR/AcrR family transcriptional regulator, which translates into the protein MAGNKTDGVDDVTGAVRESIWERMERPARPPRAALTHAQIGAAAVEIADTEGLDAVSMRRLAERLGVATMGLYRYVRGKDDVIELMVDRVYAEEARAGEGGGEGGGEGGDWREVLRVSALRLRALILRHPWLVDTTAGSGPLTPNFVARLDRLLASLDGLGLDADTAMTVIGTVTAFVTGATTSRIRMDRLMRKEGAEKMDDLRTLYSSRMRWLLDSGRYPAFERYIRQGVRKDDDDWQFELGLDSVLDGIAARLRVGEQGTAIMDGN
- a CDS encoding steroid 3-ketoacyl-CoA thiolase → MTLKVASPFEAVIVDAVRTPVGKRYGALSGLHPAELLGVVHRALIERNGLAAETVEQVIGGCVTQAGEQANNVTRQAWLHAGLPYTTACTSIDCACGSGQQAVHLVAGLIAAGAIDVGIGCGIESMSRVFLGAAVTAGPGSPFPPSWSLDLPDQFTAAERIAQRRGITREDADALGLRSQRRAARAWAEGRFDGQVLAVEAPVTGPEGPTGETAVVTRDQGLRDTGREALASLRPVIPGGIHTAGNSSQISDGAAGVLLMSAGRARDLGLRPRARIVASGVVGSDPCYHLDGPIDATRHVLRKAGMKLPDIDLVEVNEAFASVVLSWARAFDADMDRVNVNGGAIALGHAVGSTGSRLLTQALCELERTGGSTALVTMCAGGAHATATVIERV
- the hsaA gene encoding 3-hydroxy-9,10-secoandrosta-1,3,5(10)-triene-9,17-dione monooxygenase oxygenase subunit codes for the protein MSNEVIDAVRTLLPKIAERARSTDEDRRVPAESITELARAGVFRMLQPKRYGGAESDPVSFYEVVREISAVCGSTGWTVAVLGVHPWQLGLFDEAAQDEVWGSDQDALISSSYAPVGRLVPAEGGYRLSGRWRFSSGCEHASWAMLGGLVLGDQGRPVDFLTVLVPRSDYVIEDVWDVIGLRGTGSNDILVEDAFVPAHRVMRNHDMAQLRGPGQKVNTGPLYRIPFGTVFTTTITAPVIGMAVGCYRSYVTAMRDRVRLSLGGGRFAEDQFAQVAVARAASEIDAAILQTDRNVREVYEHAVRGETIPAELRLRVRRDQVRATERALEAIDILFKTAGGNSLSRGNPIERAWRDAHAGSVHVANDVERALAMYGRGEFGLTVEDNLI
- a CDS encoding helix-turn-helix transcriptional regulator, with product MTELVGRGRELAEAETRLSGVRAGSGTVVLVEGEAGAGKTAFANALTRRARAAGHATAWGSCLEVEPGAPFRPWLQILHAIRAPATGLDEPADASVTRYRRFDAVVEALRDRATGDGLLLVLDDLHAADLGSLRLLQHVASEAADLPLMLLALFRDGQAGTDRHEVLSAVGRERGAHRIRLGALAAGDVTELATRAAAGPLDAATLRAIGERSGGNPLFVVELARLAGTGERLPRGIRATIGRRLDALPADTRFLLRRASVHGREFDAATLAATVRLTRDETVTRLGPALDAALDAALDAGVLVADGPVLRFDHVLTQEVLYAELGPADRQELHARAAAAVADGPIETVAHHLRQGGEAEALTVTLRAAERARGRLAYEDAAYQYRAALGLLPRADDGTRARLLLDLAGCEFRAGAVDAAWRCCQEAADLGRAAGDAAVLADAATVLRGVTDSSVTPRIHALCRAALPLLGDTEPVRRARVLAQLVVTADPFGPGPEATYGGEPDVGRRALQQAEACGDPDAVFLALQARGTELTGAGHVLERLSLGERAVRLGREVGRPEYAAWGHLWRLGAFAELGRRVPFDTELAEFAGAVDQLREPLWTWRLTLVRASVAFSEGRLALAAELMAEGQARGRRAGHEGAEFFHLIYADALAQLTGEGYEPVERAVRAFTEQGPFLSRAWHVNVLTHMGRIDEVRAMWPSLVPHLGAFPRHAREWVVAMSGMADVCVALGDRETGAWVYTQLLTFADRQVIADPLGPGLGPVALRLGRLARLLGDAEAAGEHLRVALATSLALGFAPATGHVHLELARAALDQGDRAAAREHLDAAGDLARRLGLATLQAAVEAVAERAAEAVAEVVVTPPAGPLTPRWGQIAALVAEGLSNRQIAERLYLSVRTVENHVAHILVKLGFESRARIASWHTERAHGEGTR
- a CDS encoding ABC transporter ATP-binding protein; protein product: MGSLLRSGLRPHRGAVALIGVLQIAQALAALLLPTINATLIDDGVLRGDTGLILRLGGVMVAGTLAQVLCSAVVGALAARTAAAVGHELRAAVYAKVQSFSSREVGRFGVPSLITRTIGDVQQVQTLVFMGLTGLAGTPMIFLGGVVMALRQDLRLSTLLLVALPALSAVLWVILHRLTPLWQATQHGVDQVNRLMREQITGVRVVRAFAAEDRESARFAEANDALLGLAVRAARLVALMFPAGMLIGNLCGVAVVWFGGHLVGDGVTPVGSLVAFLNYLAVILGSALLATFTVLAVPRARVSAVRVREVLETGTEPDASPAHSSPARRDRIWMGEVEVRDAHVRYPGAEEPVLRGVRLRVRPGETVAVVGSTGSGKTTLLNLVARLVGPAAGRVLLDGTDLASLPPEEPAGVVALVPQRPHLFSGTVAANLRYGRPEATDAELWHALEVAQARDVVEALPEGLETPLGQGGASLSGGQRQRLTVARALVARPRVLLLDDPFSALDPINERALADALARETSDVAVVLVAQRISSARHADRVVVLDEGRVAGEGTHEELMASCPAYREIVFSQTGQEVAA
- a CDS encoding TetR family transcriptional regulator, translating into MPRIAEVRAPAEPSSPEQRARHLRILRAAARLGAEKGLERVQMHEVAKEAGVAIATLYRYFPSKTHLFTAVLAEQVDRFGESLPRPEPGMTPEDAVGEVLVLASRRLLRRPALATAMLQSASAANAAAVADVGRIDRTFRKIVLRTLGVAEPTVTDVTLIRLLMQCWYGVLQMSLNGRASVTDTESDIRIACRLLLAPRSNAAAGPVSP
- a CDS encoding NADPH-dependent FMN reductase, which codes for MSGEDRLNVGMIIGSVRDGRVAPLVANWFAAQAERRDDVALDVIDLAETRLPDGLRGHLGGEKPEEVVGLRPRVEAADAFVVVTPEYNRSFPAALKLMIDSYHREWAAKPVGFVCYGGMSSGLRAVEQLRLVFAELHAVTIRDSVAFQSPWTLFDAEGNWPKDPAGPEGAAKVMIDELVWFGRALRQARAARPYGG